The DNA window CCTGGTCAGCTCGGGCGCCGCGGCCCTGCGCAGCTCGACCTCGGGGGTGAAGTCCTCACGGGGGACTCCACCGATGCGACCCCGCGCCGCGCCGAACGAGACGACGTCGCCGTCGTCAAGGACCCTCCGGGCGATCGGCCTGCCGTTCACCCGCGTGCCGTTCCTGGACAAGCCCAGGTCGACCACGTACAGGTAGGGTCCTCGTCTGACGAACTCGGCATGGAGTCGAGACACGCTGGGATCGGTGAGCCGGATGTCGACACCCCGCCCTCTTCCGACCGTCGTGATCTCGGGGCGCAACGGGATCACCTCACCGGTGTCCTCGATGCGTATGAACGGCCCCTCCACGGCAGTTCCTCCCCAGGTAGCCCGCCGTAACTATTACTACAGCTCCGGCTTACCCAAACGAGGGGATGGGGAATCGCCTTTGCCGAAAGGAGAATCGTACGCGAAATTGGTCTTGACCTTCGCGGCCGGTTTTACCTGCTCACAGGTAGACTTCGGAGGAAGATAAGCGGAGGAAGCACTCATGGCGGACAAGCCCACGAAAGGTCTCGCCGATGTCGTAGCCGCGTCCACAGCGCTGAGCGACATTGACGGAAAGGCCGGTCGCCTCTTCTATCGCGGATACGACATCCACGATCTGGCCGGCCGCGCCACGTTCGAGGAGGTCGCGCACCTGCTCCAGCGCGGCAGGCTGCCCGATCGCGCCGAGCTCGCCGGCTACGGCGAGGCCCTGGCGGCGGGCCGCGAGCCGGGCCCGCTGGCCGCGGCCAACATCGCGGAGATCGCCGGGAAGCAGAAGCCCATGGAGGCGCTGCGCTCGCTGGTGTCGCTGGCGGCCGCCGACGACCCGGACAAGGACTCGATCGCGCCCGAGGCCAACCTGCGCAAGGCCGCCCGCCTGACCGCCCAGCAGCCCGTGCTCGTCGCGCGCTACCACGCCGCCCGCACCGGGGGCAGCGTCCCCGACGCCGACCCCGAGCTGAGCATCGCGGCCAACTTCCTGCTCCAGGTCACCGGCCGCAGGCCCGAGCCGCGCGCGGTCGAGATCTTCGACGAGTGCCTGGTGCTGCACGCCGACCACACCATGAACGCCTCCACGTTCGCCGCCCGGGTGTGCGCCGCGACGCTCTCGGACATGCACTCCGCCATCGTCGCCGCCATCGGCACCCTCAAGGGCCCGCTGCACGGAGGCGCGAACGAGCAGGTCATGAAGACGCTGGAGTCGATCCCCGCCGACGGCGTGGCGCGGGCCGTGCGCGACAAGCTGGCCGGCGGCGAGAAGATCATGGGCTTCGGGCACCGCGTCTACAAGACCGAGGACCCGCGCGCCACGCACCTGCGCAGGATGTCCGCCGAGCTGGCCGAGGCCGCCGGCGACGACACGTACTACCGGATGTCGAAGGAGATGGAGGAAGTCGTCTTCGAGGCCAAGGGCCTCTACCCGAACGTCGACTTCTACGCCGCCTCGGTCTACCACTACCTCGGCATCCCGACCGACCTGTTCACCCCGGTCTTCTCGATCAGCCGCATGTCGGGCTGGACGGCACACGTCATCGAGCAGCACGCCGACAACCGCCTCATCCGCCCTGACAGCGAGTACATCGGTGAGACCGACCAGAAGTGGAAGCCGATAGACGAGCGTTGAGCGCCGACAGAAGTACCGAACGTGAGAGCTGGGGGCCGTACCCGCTGATTCTGGCGGGTGCGGCCGTCGGGGTGTCCGTGGCCTTCCTCGTGGACCCGCGCTGGGGCGGGTTCGCGCTCGGGGCCGTCATCATGGTCGCCGCCGCGCTGCGGTTCGCCGGCTACGCCGGCCAGCTCGCGATCAGGAGCAGGAGCACCGACGTCACCACGCTGGCCGTCTTCGGCTTCGTGCTGGTGCTGACCTCGTTGTTGCTGGACGACGACCAGCTGAAGGCGATGATCCTGTCCCTTTTCGCCCGATGACCTGGCCGTCCGATAGCCTCAACGCATCAATTCATCGAAGGGGAACCATTCGCATGCCCAAGATCAAGGTGGAGGGTCCGGTCGTCGAGCTTGACGGCGACGAGATGACCCGGATCATCTGGCAGTTCATCAAGGACCAGCTGATCCTTCCCTACCTCGACGTCGACCTGAAGTACTACGACCTCGGCATCGAGCACCGCGACGCGACGGACGACCAGGTCACCATCGACGCCGCCAACGCCATCAAGAAGTACGGCGTCGGCGTGAAGTGCGCCACCATCACCCCGGACGAGGCGC is part of the Nonomuraea coxensis DSM 45129 genome and encodes:
- a CDS encoding DUF3017 domain-containing protein — encoded protein: MSADRSTERESWGPYPLILAGAAVGVSVAFLVDPRWGGFALGAVIMVAAALRFAGYAGQLAIRSRSTDVTTLAVFGFVLVLTSLLLDDDQLKAMILSLFAR
- a CDS encoding FHA domain-containing protein, with amino-acid sequence MEGPFIRIEDTGEVIPLRPEITTVGRGRGVDIRLTDPSVSRLHAEFVRRGPYLYVVDLGLSRNGTRVNGRPIARRVLDDGDVVSFGAARGRIGGVPREDFTPEVELRRAAAPELTRREVDVLTSLCRPALSDEAFVAPATAREIADDLVVTEAAVKQHLLRLYQKFRIPEGTNRRTRLANEVVALGLVRPTPVVPPQRSSGAPAEQQPSPAGRRAS
- a CDS encoding citrate/2-methylcitrate synthase, producing MADKPTKGLADVVAASTALSDIDGKAGRLFYRGYDIHDLAGRATFEEVAHLLQRGRLPDRAELAGYGEALAAGREPGPLAAANIAEIAGKQKPMEALRSLVSLAAADDPDKDSIAPEANLRKAARLTAQQPVLVARYHAARTGGSVPDADPELSIAANFLLQVTGRRPEPRAVEIFDECLVLHADHTMNASTFAARVCAATLSDMHSAIVAAIGTLKGPLHGGANEQVMKTLESIPADGVARAVRDKLAGGEKIMGFGHRVYKTEDPRATHLRRMSAELAEAAGDDTYYRMSKEMEEVVFEAKGLYPNVDFYAASVYHYLGIPTDLFTPVFSISRMSGWTAHVIEQHADNRLIRPDSEYIGETDQKWKPIDER